A stretch of Nitrospira sp. DNA encodes these proteins:
- a CDS encoding autoinducer binding domain-containing protein has protein sequence MADPHHPFPLHVFRDFSAREMTQILEIMHHLFHAQTEQDIRHILQLKQTLLPCNKIVAATLSLPAMATPHDHAPFHIINVSYPTAWLTTYQQQGYHRYDPVMQRWSSTQQTFAWEHTIRKRMGPKTEEVMEEARAYDITAGAIGGRIDRRHQTGAFIAYAGGLHKDNLRYCDVIDYINSELAAALLRICPPLLNRPQLSAREREVLEGIKAGHETRAIATRLGISERTVRFHVERLLIKLRAKTRAQAIENYYASHGPSFTAAQHVQKKDSV, from the coding sequence ATGGCTGATCCACATCACCCATTCCCCCTGCACGTGTTTCGCGATTTCTCCGCGCGTGAGATGACCCAGATCCTCGAGATCATGCACCACCTCTTCCATGCCCAGACGGAACAGGACATTCGACATATCCTGCAACTCAAGCAGACGCTCCTCCCCTGTAACAAAATCGTGGCGGCCACCCTCTCACTTCCCGCCATGGCCACCCCCCATGACCATGCACCCTTTCACATCATCAATGTCTCCTATCCCACCGCGTGGCTCACGACCTATCAGCAGCAGGGATACCACCGCTATGATCCGGTCATGCAACGCTGGTCGAGCACCCAACAGACGTTTGCGTGGGAACATACCATCCGCAAACGGATGGGGCCCAAAACCGAAGAAGTAATGGAAGAAGCCCGAGCCTATGACATTACGGCGGGCGCGATTGGAGGCAGGATTGATCGGCGACACCAGACCGGTGCATTCATCGCCTACGCTGGCGGATTGCACAAGGATAATCTGCGCTATTGCGACGTGATCGACTATATCAATAGCGAACTTGCCGCCGCGTTACTGCGCATCTGTCCGCCTCTCCTCAACCGCCCTCAACTCTCAGCGCGCGAACGGGAAGTATTGGAAGGGATCAAGGCGGGACATGAAACACGAGCGATTGCGACCAGGCTCGGCATTAGCGAACGCACCGTCCGCTTTCATGTTGAACGCTTGCTGATCAAACTGCGCGCCAAGACCAGGGCTCAGGCCATCGAGAATTACTACGCCTCTCATGGGCCCTCATTCACCGCCGCGCAACACGTTCAGAAGAAAGACAGTGTCTAA
- a CDS encoding replication initiator protein A has translation MVRYLWRDGTIRKMTLVAYASGDLGFPTAVDFELFLGLEGLLLDRIKKSRTLDPVVRFQGHEVLERAGKEKGGREYQELNRCLMRLAGLMIGVGSGKTRKTGEVSMKSPRSSFMRILRNVTLPGTATGKGLLLDGYEIHLDDWYCESLLAGNCFVVDHHLLQDVKGHITKVLHQLLSHLFYLGGGSAMQSYSELVEGFELTRYTAISQVRQQLGPAHEELMARQFLSSWDLVPVQGSKPREYMLMWEAGPAWREAEQQLEERRAYYGVGDDRPAMKMLEDTSDPMVLIADSQIENRSAEETAASAAKLLDLILEFSGRRKDPHIWVKTWQRAINSVPHVMIWRRFHEVKERVARGERINPGSYLYDLVKRDAATLKVPWAVAAVDRSGSEPKSEG, from the coding sequence ATGGTTCGGTATCTCTGGCGGGATGGGACGATTCGCAAAATGACCTTGGTCGCGTATGCGTCGGGAGACTTAGGCTTTCCCACCGCCGTGGATTTTGAGTTGTTCTTGGGGTTAGAGGGTCTGCTGTTAGATCGGATCAAGAAGTCCCGTACGTTAGATCCGGTGGTTCGATTTCAGGGGCACGAGGTCCTGGAGCGGGCGGGGAAGGAAAAAGGGGGGCGGGAATATCAGGAACTGAATCGGTGTTTGATGCGGCTTGCTGGCTTGATGATCGGCGTGGGATCGGGCAAGACACGGAAAACCGGCGAGGTTTCGATGAAGTCCCCTCGGTCGTCCTTTATGAGAATTCTTCGGAACGTCACCTTGCCCGGGACCGCGACGGGGAAGGGACTGCTCCTCGACGGCTATGAGATACATTTGGATGATTGGTACTGCGAGAGTCTGTTGGCGGGGAATTGTTTTGTGGTCGATCATCACCTGCTTCAAGATGTGAAGGGCCATATCACGAAGGTCTTGCATCAGTTGCTGTCGCATCTCTTTTATCTGGGCGGTGGATCCGCGATGCAAAGTTATTCGGAGTTGGTGGAGGGGTTTGAGCTGACTCGATATACCGCGATTTCCCAAGTCCGTCAGCAATTGGGGCCGGCGCATGAGGAATTGATGGCCCGTCAGTTTCTGAGTTCATGGGATCTCGTGCCAGTCCAGGGGAGCAAGCCTCGGGAATATATGTTGATGTGGGAAGCCGGACCGGCGTGGCGGGAGGCGGAGCAGCAACTAGAGGAACGGCGGGCCTATTATGGCGTCGGGGATGATCGGCCAGCGATGAAAATGCTCGAAGATACGAGCGATCCGATGGTGTTGATCGCCGATTCGCAGATTGAGAACCGGAGCGCGGAGGAGACGGCGGCCTCGGCCGCCAAACTGTTAGACTTGATCTTGGAGTTTTCGGGACGTCGCAAAGATCCGCATATCTGGGTGAAAACCTGGCAACGTGCGATCAATTCGGTGCCACATGTCATGATTTGGCGACGGTTCCATGAGGTCAAGGAGCGTGTCGCCCGTGGCGAGCGGATCAACCCAGGCAGTTATCTCTATGACCTCGTGAAACGTGATGCGGCCACGTTGAAAGTGCCCTGGGCCGTAGCGGCGGTGGATCGGAGTGGCTCCGAACCGAAATCTGAGGGTTAG
- a CDS encoding ParB/RepB/Spo0J family partition protein has protein sequence MTHPKKETKTKKPSPHLAELEQGFDRQARRFSTWDMLGVPPQDPGTAGPPASAVEDSGTKDVERRAVVAESLGIAPAPVPAESALPGRVAEQVYEIPLDRLVPSPDQPRQVVDPEADQELLESIRQHGVLNPIQVRQVGEKFEVIAGERRWRATQLLGHGTIPALVRETSTGQAAAQALIDNLVRKDLSPLEEARAFQALLQRHGYQQIQLAEKVGCHKTRISRALSLLKLPPPVLDILFAPGSDMTSRHAEALLPLMDQPAKMERIARQAVKDRWASEKIRQEVHRRPRFNQGAQCIRVTLRGENGSKGVVAAIRWSPNQQDKVESVRDGIQQILEVLDRFGRVADAGSHE, from the coding sequence ATGACGCACCCAAAGAAAGAGACGAAAACAAAGAAACCCTCGCCACATTTGGCCGAGCTTGAACAGGGATTTGATCGTCAAGCCCGGCGTTTTTCAACCTGGGATATGTTGGGAGTGCCTCCTCAGGATCCGGGGACCGCTGGGCCTCCGGCTTCAGCGGTAGAAGACTCCGGCACGAAGGACGTGGAGCGGCGCGCGGTAGTTGCGGAATCGTTAGGGATTGCGCCGGCGCCGGTCCCAGCTGAGAGCGCCCTGCCCGGCCGGGTTGCCGAGCAGGTCTATGAGATTCCGCTCGATCGGTTGGTCCCGAGTCCGGATCAGCCTCGACAGGTCGTTGATCCAGAAGCGGATCAAGAGTTGTTGGAGTCCATTCGCCAGCATGGGGTGTTGAATCCCATTCAAGTACGTCAGGTGGGGGAGAAATTTGAAGTGATTGCTGGGGAACGGCGGTGGCGCGCAACGCAGTTGTTGGGCCATGGAACGATACCGGCGCTGGTGCGGGAGACGTCAACCGGTCAAGCGGCGGCGCAGGCGTTGATTGACAATCTGGTTCGGAAGGACTTGTCTCCTCTCGAAGAAGCGCGCGCCTTTCAGGCGCTGCTTCAGCGCCACGGCTATCAGCAGATTCAACTAGCGGAGAAAGTCGGCTGTCATAAGACCCGGATCTCGCGGGCATTGAGTTTGCTCAAACTTCCGCCCCCTGTCCTCGACATTCTGTTTGCTCCCGGCAGTGATATGACCTCGCGTCATGCGGAGGCCTTGCTGCCGTTGATGGATCAGCCGGCAAAGATGGAGCGGATTGCCCGGCAGGCCGTGAAAGACCGCTGGGCGAGTGAGAAAATACGGCAAGAGGTTCACCGCCGGCCGCGGTTTAATCAAGGGGCACAATGTATCCGGGTGACGCTGCGCGGGGAGAATGGCAGTAAAGGGGTGGTGGCTGCGATTCGCTGGTCCCCGAATCAACAAGATAAGGTGGAGAGTGTCCGGGATGGGATTCAGCAAATTCTGGAGGTTCTGGATCGGTTTGGGCGTGTGGCTGACGCGGGTAGCCATGAATAG
- a CDS encoding ParA family protein → MKTISVINQKGGVGKTTTVVNMAAALARLGHPVLVIDLDPQANASTTLGKMDPYEVKFTSANLLLDKASTVAAPWHETIEEDVRLIYGHVGLTRVDRELQKIHMLTPGSALKRRLSQLAIGPDEIVLIDCAPSLSFLTVNALVASDHFIVPMESGSKYSLDGYADLEEVIKDVSQDEVNPHLSCLGVLITKHDGRKNVCKAMRNAIEKRFGPLVFHTAIASSARIQDAEVMKKTIFQSDRQSTGARDYMQFGREVLERLHLKPLREFADELVASEA, encoded by the coding sequence ATGAAGACTATTTCTGTCATCAATCAGAAAGGTGGAGTCGGAAAAACCACGACGGTTGTTAACATGGCGGCGGCGTTGGCCCGCCTGGGACATCCTGTGTTGGTCATCGATCTTGATCCGCAAGCCAATGCTTCGACGACATTGGGAAAGATGGATCCTTACGAAGTAAAATTCACATCCGCGAATCTCTTATTAGACAAAGCCAGCACGGTGGCCGCGCCGTGGCATGAGACCATCGAAGAAGACGTGCGACTGATCTATGGGCATGTCGGGTTGACCCGCGTGGATCGTGAACTCCAGAAGATTCATATGCTGACCCCTGGGTCCGCCCTGAAACGTCGCTTGAGTCAATTGGCGATCGGTCCAGATGAGATCGTCTTGATCGATTGTGCGCCGAGTCTGTCGTTCCTGACAGTCAATGCGTTGGTGGCGTCCGACCATTTCATCGTGCCGATGGAAAGCGGCTCGAAATACAGTCTCGACGGGTACGCGGATTTGGAAGAAGTAATCAAGGACGTGTCGCAAGACGAAGTGAACCCGCATCTGTCATGTTTGGGAGTATTGATTACCAAGCACGATGGCCGAAAAAACGTGTGTAAGGCCATGAGGAACGCGATTGAAAAGCGGTTTGGGCCGTTGGTGTTTCACACGGCGATCGCCTCGTCGGCGCGGATTCAGGATGCCGAGGTCATGAAGAAGACGATCTTTCAATCGGATCGTCAGAGTACCGGGGCGCGGGATTATATGCAGTTTGGGCGGGAAGTGCTGGAGCGGCTGCATTTGAAACCCTTGCGAGAGTTTGCCGATGAACTGGTGGCGAGTGAGGCGTAG
- a CDS encoding tyrosine-type recombinase/integrase: MDLVSALPETGLPQLRQPDALVPLATTGLRRAGRELPPVCLQLSSSTLIGLRVYLDEFARQLAAQKPSATTARTYLKRGRAFIAWLEQQSVLRRLDRACLDAYRVSLDRRFPNPRTKNGYLTAVRQFLHWLVPLHPGLVNPADFVQGWPCSRQHTRRHLPVADAKALLAALESDPRKSELQRARNVAMAYLMLKTGLRTIEVSRARIDHLQEHVPGDKWKLWVHGKGRPSADESVQVLKEVYDRIQTYLALRPGPPQGSDPLFATTACVDRGGNIVTPAGQPLSTRAIRRIITEGLLLAGVKKPGIVVHSLRHSTPTFALLNDANPTRVQKMMRHQHYATTEIYVEEVQRLLEGAEEAVTQI; the protein is encoded by the coding sequence ATGGATCTGGTGTCGGCCCTGCCTGAGACGGGGCTCCCACAGCTACGTCAGCCGGATGCGTTGGTCCCGCTCGCCACGACGGGGCTCCGACGGGCCGGGCGCGAACTCCCGCCCGTCTGTCTCCAGTTGTCGTCATCCACGCTGATTGGTTTACGGGTCTACCTCGACGAATTTGCGCGACAACTCGCGGCGCAGAAACCCTCTGCGACCACAGCCCGCACCTATCTGAAACGGGGTCGGGCATTCATCGCGTGGCTGGAGCAGCAGAGCGTTCTGCGGCGCCTCGATCGCGCGTGCCTCGACGCCTATCGCGTCTCCCTGGATCGACGGTTTCCGAATCCGCGCACGAAGAACGGGTATCTGACGGCCGTCCGCCAGTTTCTGCACTGGCTCGTGCCGCTCCACCCCGGCTTGGTCAATCCGGCCGACTTCGTCCAAGGCTGGCCGTGCAGTCGGCAGCACACGCGGCGGCATTTGCCGGTGGCGGATGCCAAGGCGTTACTCGCCGCGCTCGAATCCGATCCACGGAAATCGGAGCTGCAACGGGCCCGCAACGTCGCGATGGCCTATTTGATGCTGAAGACGGGCCTGCGGACGATTGAAGTCAGCCGGGCGCGGATTGACCATCTCCAAGAACATGTGCCGGGCGACAAATGGAAATTGTGGGTGCATGGAAAGGGGCGGCCATCCGCCGATGAGTCCGTGCAGGTGCTCAAGGAGGTGTACGACCGCATCCAGACGTATCTCGCACTCAGACCTGGACCGCCGCAGGGATCGGATCCGCTCTTTGCGACCACGGCCTGTGTCGATCGCGGCGGGAACATCGTGACGCCAGCCGGGCAGCCGCTCTCGACCCGCGCCATTCGTCGGATTATCACAGAGGGTTTGCTCTTGGCCGGAGTGAAGAAGCCCGGCATCGTCGTCCATAGTCTGCGGCACTCCACCCCCACCTTTGCCCTCCTCAATGACGCGAATCCCACGCGGGTCCAGAAGATGATGCGGCACCAGCACTATGCGACCACCGAGATTTATGTCGAAGAAGTGCAGCGGTTGTTGGAAGGGGCGGAGGAGGCGGTCACGCAGATCTAA
- a CDS encoding DUF3179 domain-containing protein, with protein sequence MAWLGFRKIPTTTFDLSRHSVPLDQFVDGGPGKDGIPAILTPKFISGSDSTFLRDDDRVLGLTAGSEAKAYPIKILNWHEIVNDMIGGKAVVVTYCPLCGTGMAFEAEVQGRRHTFGVSGLLYQSDLLMYDHQTESLWSQVGMHAVSGPLTGEKLRPMFIEHTIWRDWRTAHPSTVVLSARTGSFHNYDRDPYAGYGESSELFFDITHVDSRYHPKEWVVGLEIDGVTKAYPFLELNKVSSPVADQVNGQRVTVRYNAASRSASVVDEQGKPILSVMAFWFAWYAFHPDTQVFTSYYAG encoded by the coding sequence ATGGCCTGGCTGGGATTCAGAAAGATCCCGACCACCACCTTTGATCTGTCACGCCACAGCGTTCCACTGGACCAGTTCGTTGACGGGGGGCCTGGGAAGGACGGCATACCGGCCATCCTGACTCCTAAGTTCATCTCGGGCTCAGATTCCACATTTCTCCGTGACGACGACCGAGTGCTCGGACTCACAGCAGGCTCGGAGGCCAAGGCGTATCCGATAAAAATCCTCAATTGGCATGAAATCGTCAACGACATGATCGGGGGGAAGGCCGTCGTCGTTACCTATTGCCCCCTCTGTGGCACCGGCATGGCCTTCGAGGCTGAGGTGCAGGGACGGAGACATACCTTCGGCGTCTCCGGCCTGCTCTATCAAAGCGATCTGCTCATGTACGACCATCAGACGGAGAGCCTCTGGTCGCAAGTCGGCATGCATGCCGTTTCCGGACCGCTGACGGGAGAGAAGCTCAGGCCGATGTTCATAGAACATACGATCTGGAGGGACTGGCGCACCGCTCATCCCTCTACCGTCGTCCTCTCGGCACGAACCGGGTCGTTCCACAACTACGATCGCGATCCTTACGCAGGGTATGGCGAAAGCTCCGAGCTGTTTTTCGACATTACCCATGTCGATTCCCGCTACCACCCCAAGGAATGGGTGGTCGGTCTCGAGATTGATGGCGTCACTAAAGCCTATCCCTTTCTGGAACTGAACAAGGTGTCGTCACCCGTGGCCGACCAGGTGAACGGACAGCGAGTGACCGTACGTTACAACGCAGCGTCTCGCAGCGCCTCGGTGGTCGACGAACAGGGGAAGCCAATCCTCTCCGTGATGGCCTTCTGGTTCGCATGGTACGCGTTTCATCCGGACACACAGGTATTCACTTCTTACTATGCGGGTTAG
- a CDS encoding tetratricopeptide repeat protein, protein MMKLHIVASAFAGLSLISVGCATRLDISSPDQLVTQRGETNVIYSPHEVANLHNKLGALLFLLGDLPKASEELRTAIRLDPKSPTPHNYFGMVLYVQGNYVGAIGEFSTAVRLSPNNAVAKSNLGFALFEHGELESAIVQWQTAVSQDASIASAWAGLGLGCFSSGSVDKGLQNYRQAIRLDPSYGDVNYLRLVRRWNGGLLRGAVAIMHLLETRQTISAETAVSE, encoded by the coding sequence ATGATGAAACTTCACATTGTTGCATCGGCGTTTGCGGGACTGTCTCTGATCAGTGTCGGGTGTGCAACCCGCTTGGACATATCAAGCCCCGACCAACTCGTGACTCAGCGTGGGGAGACAAACGTCATCTACAGCCCACACGAAGTAGCCAACTTACATAACAAACTGGGGGCGCTGCTGTTTTTGCTGGGAGATCTCCCCAAAGCCTCCGAGGAGCTTCGAACGGCGATTCGACTCGATCCGAAAAGCCCTACCCCACATAATTATTTTGGGATGGTCCTGTATGTCCAAGGGAATTACGTTGGTGCTATTGGGGAGTTCTCCACCGCCGTCCGTTTGAGCCCGAACAATGCCGTAGCCAAGAGCAATCTCGGGTTCGCCTTGTTCGAACATGGGGAATTGGAGTCTGCCATCGTGCAATGGCAGACCGCAGTGAGCCAGGATGCTTCCATTGCCAGTGCCTGGGCTGGCCTGGGGCTAGGATGCTTCTCCTCTGGCTCCGTCGACAAGGGACTCCAAAACTACCGCCAGGCGATTCGCCTGGATCCTAGCTATGGGGATGTGAATTATCTTCGGCTCGTTCGTCGTTGGAACGGAGGGCTACTGAGGGGTGCTGTTGCCATTATGCATCTCCTAGAGACGCGACAGACAATCTCTGCGGAAACGGCGGTCTCTGAATGA
- a CDS encoding acyloxyacyl hydrolase: MLRHERRRQIGVLLSIVTFVVVTCGVESRVASAQSSFEAHDVMTKGTVEIGGALGYAQGTTVVGNGPSANRSAVFVMPRLGVVLTDPLGTGWWQGNVEFLVQPVFARFTEPFAAEAAGGSFLLKYNFLSFGRWVPFWDVGAGMIWTNLAPRIPEQSTQFEFILETGPGVHYFVTDRITWTMGVRLHHISNSNLGDRNTGINGVLPYVGLSFFTPGLF; this comes from the coding sequence ATGCTGAGACATGAGCGGCGTCGACAAATCGGCGTCTTGTTATCCATAGTGACATTCGTCGTCGTTACATGCGGTGTCGAGAGCCGTGTAGCGAGCGCGCAATCTTCCTTCGAAGCGCACGATGTGATGACCAAAGGCACGGTAGAAATCGGCGGGGCGCTGGGCTATGCGCAGGGCACGACCGTCGTTGGAAACGGCCCCTCCGCGAACCGGAGCGCCGTCTTTGTGATGCCGCGTCTCGGGGTGGTCTTGACCGATCCCCTGGGAACCGGCTGGTGGCAAGGCAACGTCGAATTCTTAGTTCAACCCGTGTTCGCACGCTTTACCGAACCGTTTGCGGCGGAAGCGGCAGGAGGGTCGTTCCTCCTGAAATACAATTTTCTGTCGTTTGGGCGATGGGTGCCGTTCTGGGATGTCGGCGCGGGCATGATCTGGACCAATTTGGCGCCGCGGATTCCTGAACAGAGCACACAGTTCGAGTTCATCTTGGAGACCGGCCCGGGGGTGCATTATTTTGTGACGGACCGGATCACCTGGACCATGGGCGTGCGGTTGCACCATATCTCTAATTCGAATCTCGGTGACCGAAATACCGGGATCAACGGAGTGCTGCCCTATGTCGGGCTTTCATTCTTCACACCTGGGCTCTTTTGA
- a CDS encoding TVP38/TMEM64 family protein has translation MAATRTGWLKLGALLAVLVGIYAVASWLDLGELLKPEQVADQLRTAGPFGPLLFMALMTTSVVISPLPDLPLVIAAGATFGTILGTTYSVIGAEIGAIASFLIGRTLGQEILTKLLRTNVVFCERCSDRHLAIFVLLARLVPLFSFDVISYGAGLTNMSLRTFALVTFVGMIPPTFALTYAGSQVISGAWLMILSGTAMVTVMLLLPKLVLRYPTARWVRLLRGDMPVAAHVHLAPGQPGCPVVDGAPRCDSCGGPLT, from the coding sequence ATGGCGGCCACAAGAACCGGTTGGCTGAAACTCGGAGCACTTCTCGCCGTCCTGGTCGGCATCTACGCGGTGGCATCCTGGCTTGATCTCGGAGAACTGCTGAAGCCTGAGCAAGTAGCCGACCAGCTACGCACAGCCGGCCCCTTCGGACCGCTCTTGTTCATGGCGCTGATGACGACCTCTGTTGTCATCAGCCCGCTTCCCGATCTCCCCCTGGTTATCGCTGCTGGCGCCACTTTCGGAACGATACTGGGAACAACCTACTCCGTCATCGGTGCAGAGATCGGCGCGATTGCGAGCTTTCTCATCGGACGCACGTTGGGGCAGGAGATCCTCACCAAACTGCTGCGGACCAATGTTGTATTTTGCGAACGATGTTCGGACCGCCATCTGGCGATCTTTGTTCTGCTGGCCCGGCTGGTCCCGCTCTTCTCGTTCGACGTGATCAGTTACGGCGCCGGCTTGACGAACATGTCCCTCCGGACCTTCGCCCTGGTTACTTTCGTGGGGATGATTCCGCCGACGTTCGCGCTGACCTATGCCGGCAGTCAAGTGATTTCAGGCGCGTGGCTGATGATTCTGTCGGGGACGGCCATGGTGACGGTGATGCTGCTCCTGCCGAAGCTGGTGCTCCGCTACCCCACGGCGCGCTGGGTTCGTTTGCTGCGCGGCGACATGCCGGTGGCGGCTCACGTCCATCTTGCACCCGGCCAGCCGGGATGTCCTGTTGTAGACGGTGCCCCACGATGCGATTCCTGTGGGGGACCACTGACCTAG